The sequence GACGACCGGCAAAGAGAAAACTTCAAACACTTAGTTTTTAATACATTTAATGAAGCGGAACCAATGAATTTCATTTATACCATTGAAGTTACATTTATAACGATTATAAACCATTTAGATTAGTCAAGTACAATAAATCGAAAAAGGCAAGTAAGTAGCAAAGTACTGAAAATTTGGTGTCTTTTCTCAGTGGCTTTTTCTTCAATTCTGTCTGGTTGGCTGCTGTTCTCTATACGGGCGCTACCAGATTGGTCTTTTATTTGTATAGTCGTTGACGCTGCCAGACCGTGTCGTCTTATTACGTTATTGCAACATTCCACCTCCTGGCGAATCATGTGAGGGTTCGCATGGCAAGCCTGCGGATAGTTCTGCGGATGATTACATGTGACGTCTGTACATTCGCACTCCGGGCTCGACAATTCTGCCCTTCTCCCAATGACTACGAGGTACTGAAGGATCTCACACGATAACAATCGTCCCAGGCTTGACCGTGTCCACATCATCTCTCCACTTGGACCTACATAGGAGTCGGGGTAAATACTCTATTGTCCATCTTTTCCATGCGCGATCTTTTAAATTTTGAGCAATCCTCCATTGCTCACGAAAACATAGCCGCTCTTCGTCGGGATGCGGTGTCTGCGTCGAGTGTAGACAGCCTAACAGGAAATGATTTGGTGTGAGAGGTTCTTCATCTGTCGGCGAAATAGGCTTGTCGGTCAATGGTCGGCTGTTGATGATGTTTTCAATCTCTATGATAACGCTATGAAATGTCTCCACCCTAGGTGCTTCTTCTTTCAAAACCTTGTGTAATAGTCCCTTAGTACATTGGATAAGGCGTTGCCAACAGCCTCCGCTCTCCGGATCTATAGGGCAATTGAAAACCCATTCAATTTTCTGTATAGCCATTTCACGATCAATGGAGTTGAAATCAAACATTCTGTCGGCATCTCCCTTTGCGCCCCAACGAAATTAGTGCCATTGTCGCTGCACATACGTATTGCCACCCCGCGACGATTTATGAGATTGCTAAGACATAGGATGAAGGCATCCGTAGACAGGCTCTCTGATAGTTCCAGGTGCACCGCCCTCGTTGTCATACACGTAAATAAGGCAATCCAGCGTTTTTCTCTCCTGCGACCAATGACAACATGAAACGGTCCACAATAGTCGACTCCACTGTATGTAAAAGGCCGAACATACGGTGTTAAACGGTCCACTGGCAGCTGATCCATTAATGGTGCGGCCGGCTTTGCTCTATCGTATATGCACTCTGAGCATCTTTTCTTAACGGACTTTAAAACGTTGCGAATTGCTGGGATCCAATATCGCTGACGAATTTCGTTGATTGTTAGACATTCGTTCTGGTGGTTTTGCTTTATGTGATGTTGCGTAACAATTAATTTAGTGACGTAGTGATTCGATGGAAAAATAATCGGACGACGCGCAGACATTGGCAAACAGTAAGCTGCATCGATTCTTACATAGATTCGTAGTAAACCATCATCATCCAAATATGGCGTCAATGCGCATTAGGTATTTTGGTGACTTCtttgtaaaattaaacaaaaatataagttgaaTAGCGCTTATCgtcagcgcagacatcagattgatttttattcatgaatactttctattttatagtaaaattacttacaatactattacaacattcacataattacatactagaaataactacattctatttcataTGTGTCAAGTCAGCGAATATTTCTTATGACGTCCCATTGACAAACTGACACTGGCGATCGGGCATTCTAACAGGCACGTGTGCTTGTTAGTGTGACTCATTGAGCAAGGGTTTACAAACAAATGCAAATGGATATGCTTGTTGTTGGAGTGAACGTAATTTATGTGGGTCAACATTGTAATATGAGTGCAATATGACTGTGTATGGTCGGTATTTAAATATGcataataggccgggtcgatttgtggggaggctaAAAAATCGGCCATTGCTCTGTgtaaatcatattctagggatcaaaataagaaactttgccgaaggaaccatacctctaacacgaattttgatgtcccccactttgaaatgcctatgttttttctttaaggagtttatttttctctttagaaatttatttagtcagaacatatgtaaatgaaaaaatgaatttaacttagtaatagaaaagaaattaaaaaaaattattagaaattagcgttttaacaacccccttttaaaaccaaggcatcatgtcgtaaacatagttgtgtgggttttttattcaaccgttttaaaaaatgatgcagatcgtaaaattgcttgtgttgttttttttaagccaccacaagacacagcagatagaattgaaattgcccctacccaaaagttcgacccaaaggggggacatcagaattcgttttagaggtatggttccttcggcaaagtttcttattttgatccctagaataagaTTTTCACGGGTcattgagcgatttttaaatcgacccgccctaatgcatAAGAATGCATTCGCATAGGAGGTCAAGATGCACATgctgaaatgcattggcataaaaaggggtaatgctacaccatccacctttaagaagggtcacatacacttgagaacaattgtTTGTGATCCTTAAAGTGACTTAATGACCCATttagagtttacaaaattttaattgcttttagttttctattgtaatttattgtattGCGGTAACTTTATATTGAGCATGAGGagtttgcttatttatttttgacctGTGTGATTTTTTGCgctgacatatttttttttttgctcttttgtttgtatattttttttttatgttttgaagtataatgtatatatgtatatttgtatggttatgtgtttgtgattatgaataatgttttgcatcaagtgttattgatGTTTGGTTTTACATATCAGAATTTTAAGTGTATTTTGCACAGCGTCGACTcgcttaaaaatcggcatgtgtttacaaattattttggagtaACCGTAACTTGATGCCAGCGTgactttatatttatatatgttctttttaactatcttatttagctggctcgaggtctgtgttgtaaaataaaacaccgttgatgattttttcttttctctcaaccaatatatttcgactgctctgcggcaatcgtcatcagggttacaaaactaataaaaacaaaaataataataaataaacaattaacaaattatcaccaacaaattttatcattttacatctgcacatacgtttcttagcacgtctgccctgtgtgacgtggagtatggtactgtcttcctctaagcaagtgtttgtatatatgcgcggaattgtccacgtcgctcttaaagttgagtcgtatgttagtcggtacgttgataatgtgtaacatttcaagagtgaatcgtttactgtagtgttgttcttgttgcagtattttggtTTCGTCAAAGTTGGGTATGTGCCCACtagctgcacagtgtgccatgagtgctgttttctggttattttgttgatggcattgttttagatcggatttatgttgtgatagtcttgtttttagtttggacttagttgtaccgacataaatactATTGCAAGCTTCCTCAACCTTGCCTTTACAGGGGATTTTATGcacaacgttgcttttgtccatatttggtatagttgacttcgttttattgaaaaattgttttaaagtattagacggcttatgtgctatttttgtgttatccttgttgtaacaatcagatttagccaaacgttctgataattgaggtacataggccagcgacttaaaatttaatggttttccgggtttttgtgtgttatttggcaatttagcttTTCTGATTAACCTTCTTATTGTGTGtttaggaaaatcattatttcttaacaatatgactatttctttctttatttccttgtggtacacttcgtctgatgtaagtagcattttccgtatacagcccaatgctgtatttacaatcatggatttgggatgcttagaattaaaatttataattcgtcctgaagctatttcttttttataccacttaagttttagtcgattgcctcgtctgtttatttcagagtctaaataagctaattttccgttattttctacttctacagtaaattttatattcttgtcaaaattgttgagTGTGTCAAGTGTATTTTGTATCTCATTTTCACGTACTATGGCAAagaggtcatcgacgtatttcgTAAGTATCCTAGGTTTATACCGCAATTTTTCCATACTACTATCCAAATTTTTCTCCATTATTATATCCGCTATGATTGGGGATGTGGGCGCTTCCAtcggcattcctttcaattgcgTGTATATGgtattattaaacttaaaatatctgctcTCTTTTATACAGAATGTTGTTATCTCCATAAACAGCTGTTTGGGTATCTTTGTGAACTCTTTAATCATTACCCACTTTTCTTGTATTGTATCGAGTACCAGCTGTATTGGTATACTCGGAAAAAGTGATAACACGtcgaacgaaataagtttttCGTCGTCAAATACATAAGTGTTATTTACCCTTTCTTTAAACTCGAGCGTGTTTTTGATGTTATATATAGAATTTGACgttatgttttttaatatttcagcaatatatttgcacaaaCCATATGAGGGTGATCCAATCGCTGAACAAATTGGCCTTAATGGAGTGCCTTCCTTATGGATCTTAGGGAGGCCATATATTCTGGGTGGaagcgcagttgttgttgtaagtcTATTTCTCTCAGACTTCGTGATTaa is a genomic window of Eurosta solidaginis isolate ZX-2024a chromosome 4, ASM4086904v1, whole genome shotgun sequence containing:
- the LOC137248105 gene encoding uncharacterized protein — its product is MRAKRNEILTSNKKHEEWFINKTKLEFPQDIKALLAKGPKFGLPVDNKSFPLFQYIADGEDLLQTIKNKDQQEEPRTKLSLMIKSHTTTNKTSAIDSAIADSVEQTKKFLKQNSNIRILTSDKGNKTVAMEVDDYNKKMEEILMDLTTYRVQRQDPTSRLQNKNNCLVDKLFKMDLITKSERNRLTTTTALPPRIYGLPKIHKEGTPLRPICSAIGSPSYGLCKYIAEILKNITSNSIYNIKNTLEFKERVNNTYVFDDEKLISFDVLSLFPSIPIQLVLDTIQEKWVMIKEFTKIPKQLFMEITTFCIKESRYFKFNNTIYTQLKGMPMEAPTSPIIADIIMEKNLDSSMEKLRYKPRILTKYVDDLFAIVRENEIQNTLDTLNNFDKNIKFTVEVENNGKLAYLDSEINRRGNRLKLKWYKKEIASGRIINFNSKHPKSMIVNTALGCIRKMLLTSDEVYHKEIKKEIVILLRNNDFPKHTIRRLIRKAKLPNNTQKPGKPLNFKSLAYVPQLSERLAKSDCYNKDNTKIAHKPSNTLKQFFNKTKSTIPNMDKSNVVHKIPCKGKVEEACNSIYVGTTKSKLKTRLSQHKSDLKQCHQQNNQKTALMAHCAASGHIPNFDETKILQQEQHYSKRFTLEMLHIINVPTNIRLNFKSDVDNSAHIYKHLLRGRQYHTPRHTGQTC